In Saccharomycodes ludwigii strain NBRC 1722 chromosome III, whole genome shotgun sequence, one DNA window encodes the following:
- the TIM17 gene encoding protein transporter TIM17 (similar to Saccharomyces cerevisiae YJL143W | TIM17 | Translocase of the Inner Mitochondrial membrane) — protein MSADHSRDPCPIVILNDFGGAFAMGAIGGVLWHGIKGFRNSPMGARLPGAIMAVKARAPVVGGNFGVWGGLFSSFDCAVKAVRKREDPWNAVIAGFFTGGALAIRGGWRHARNGAITCAFLLGLIEGVGLMFQRYAAAQAQPVAPPMPA, from the coding sequence ATGTCAGCTGACCACAGTAGAGATCCATGTCCTATAGTTAtattaaatgattttgGTGGTGCATTTGCAATGGGTGCAATCGGTGGTGTGTTATGGCACGGTATCAAAGGTTTTAGAAATTCACCTATGGGTGCTCGTTTACCAGGTGCTATAATGGCTGTTAAAGCAAGAGCACCGGTAGTTGGTGGTAACTTTGGTGTGTGGGGTGGTTTATTCAGTTCATTTGATTGTGCTGTTAAAGCTGTCAGGAAAAGAGAAGATCCATGGAATGCAGTCATTGCCGGTTTTTTCACTGGTGGCGCTTTAGCTATCAGAGGTGGTTGGAGACATGCTAGGAACGGTGCCATTACTTGTGCATTCTTATTAGGTTTGATCGAAGGTGTTGGTTTAATGTTTCAAAGATATGCTGCTGCTCAAGCTCAACCTGTAGCACCACCAATGCCAGCATAG
- the SFH5 gene encoding Sfh5p (similar to Saccharomyces cerevisiae YJL145W | SFH5 | Sec Fourteen Homolog), with protein MSTTASPDNVDKLIAKLPEIFKKSNGYTELFGYELDKKNTQYYTEDMTKKLLTKLLKAYNNDINETINHLIKILKWRQKFNPLSCAFKEKHSEILEKVGIITNYKDGTVITWNLYGELLQHKDKIMNSEDNLNKFIRYRVGLMERGIRLLFANDSSQEYMTQIHDYKGVSMWRMESKMRKTVKDIVFIFGEYYPEFLDRKFFVNVPRTLTWVYDIIIKFVSNETKQKFVVLNDAKSLGRYISDVPNKTYGGKSELTLTQQCVPESKIRPTPYALSLFEYEIINEVE; from the coding sequence ATGTCTACTACTGCATCACCCGATAATGTCGATAAATTGATTGCCAAGCTGCCTGAAATATTTAAGAAAAGTAATGGTTATACTGAATTGTTTGGATATGaattagataaaaaaaacacacaGTATTATACAGAAGATATGACCAAGAAATTGCTAACTAAACTATTAAAAGcctataataatgatattaacGAAACGATTAATCATTTaatcaaaattttaaaatggaGACAGAAATTTAATCCATTGAGTTGTGCCTTTAAAGAAAAGCATTCTgaaattttggaaaaggTTGGTATTATAACCAACTATAAGGATGGGACTGTTATCACTTGGAATTTATACGGGGAATTGTTGCAACATAAAGACAAAATTATGAACAGCGAAGATAATTTAAACAAGTTCATAAGATACAGAGTCGGATTGATGGAAAGAGGAATCAGACTATTGTTTGCGAATGATAGCAGCCAAGAATACATGACTCAAATACACGATTATAAAGGTGTTTCAATGTGGCGAATGGAAAGTAAAATGAGGAAAACGGTCAAAGatattgttttcatttttggtGAATATTATCCTGAGTTTTTGGACCGTaagttttttgttaatgtACCAAGAACTTTAACTTGGGTTTacgatattattattaaatttgtttCTAATGAAACTAAACAGAAATTTGTAGTATTAAACGATGCTAAAAGTTTAGGAAGATATATAAGTGATGTTCCTAATAAGACATATGGAGGTAAATCTGAATTAACTTTGACTCAGCAATGTGTTCCTGAATCAAAAATTAGACCTACTCCATATGCTTTAAGTTTATTTGAATATGAAATTATAAACGAAGTTGAATAA
- a CDS encoding uncharacterized protein (similar to Saccharomyces cerevisiae YKL109W | HAP4 | Heme Activator Protein), producing MLGPSLQEQSYNNNDTTTIVIRKQCILLSPAEDIQENYTFRHLFAMVECSSNDATSNSDVLNNYYIEDIDDDQLGDHEEYVTTTVSNNIIVEELSSDSSDISDAYEQYDDDDDVDYEMKML from the coding sequence atgtTAGGTCCTAGTCTTCAAGAACAGagttataataataatgataccaCAACAATAGTGATTAGGAAACAATGCATTTTATTATCGCCTGCCGAAGATATACAAGAAAACTACACTTTTAGACATTTGTTTGCCATGGTGGAGTGTAGTAGTAACGATGCCACATCTAATAGCGATGTATTAAACAATTACTATATAGAAGACATTGATGATGATCAACTAGGTGATCATGAAGAATATGTTACTACAACTGTATCCAACAATATAATAGTTGAGGAATTGAGTAGTGATTCTAGCGACATTAGTGATGCTTATGAACAAtacgatgatgatgatgatgtcGATTACGAAATGAAGATGTTATGA
- the YAK1 gene encoding serine/threonine protein kinase YAK1 (similar to Saccharomyces cerevisiae YJL141C | YAK1 | Yet Another Kinase) yields MKNTNIDNITNNNHRQQQQHTFRNPWDYSNNSSNVFTNNINNTTTTINEEEEEGEEEEKEKEQENQDLQLQQMQATDIDTDDDTKYGHRRKSSLIVPPTRAAGPDPYLYQNNYLGNGSNIQFVSSGPYSVAGATSVAGFASGNNLNNTNVNIDSYNTSQNPFNNFNFQSSDINNVNNNGLNFHFNFTTNPVQNFRRQSVAGTYLPPQQHPSQSGVAADATNASLNINNNNNNNNNNNRNYQSLRRFSIQQQQQQGFLVPPPSTAPTNLLAPPYKQLLKDSTNTVLPTSSSSISPTLATPATLIIPTLKPVSDLCPHINTTPLYRRASLHSKTVSPLNALTTSLTTTYSLCSSDFRYQTSKNPRRVLTKPSDPINAQTPWDNCNSDYILYVNDLLGDGSTNVPTSSIDQNIYNTSRSMSGKKLASRKYLVLDILGQGTFGQVVKCQNLLTKEIVAIKIIRSRPEYLNPSFMECKILEILHNKCSGSTNNFLQMKDSFMDKGHLCLVFELLGNNLYELLKQNKYHGLSLQLITIFTKQILESLVILKDNKIIHCDLKPENILLISSDKPDLKIIDFGSACEETQTVYTYIQSRFYRAPEVLLGLPYSTGIDMWSVGCIVAELYLGIPIFPGCSELNQITRIVEARGYPPKWMLDRGKNTLKFFKINPNYVPNALNSNNNTTTTTTTTTTNNNNNNTNNNNNNNNNNNNNNNNNNNNTNTNNNNNNNNNNNNNNKSNINNSGMNKYILKTVEEFNLEYYSPDNPKEKQGKKYFKSTILSDIIRLHRIDKIPPNLMPEAMVERECLLHFLQGCLNLNPFERYTPQQALKHPFITKQPFRGKWFPPGVGDFEIKTIGNDHMDYTRYDSTSTKFNNLNLGR; encoded by the coding sequence ATgaaaaataccaatattGACAATATCACTAATAACAATCATaggcaacaacaacaacatacTTTTCGGAATCCGTGGGATTATTCCAATAATTCATCAAACGTATTCACAAACAACATAAATAATACGACTACTACAAtcaatgaagaagaagaagaaggggAAGAGGAGGAAAAGGAGAAGGAACAAGAAAATCAAGACTTGCAATTGCAGCAAATGCAAGCAACAGATATCGATACAGATGATGATACAAAATATGGCCATAGAAGAAAATCCAGTTTAATTGTGCCACCTACTAGAGCAGCAGGTCCAGATCCATATTTGTATCAGAATAATTATCTAGGAAACGGAAGCAATATACAATTTGTATCTTCAGGTCCTTATTCTGTAGCTGGTGCCACATCTGTTGCAGGTTTTGCATCAGGTAATAATCTTAACAACACTAATGTCAATATTGATTCTTACAACACCTCGCAAAATCcgtttaataattttaattttcaaagttCAGATATAAACAATGTAAATAACAACGGCCTGAATTTTCATTTCAATTTTACTACTAATCCTGTACAAAATTTTAGGAGACAATCTGTTGCAGGTACTTATCTACCACCACAGCAACATCCTTCCCAATCTGGAGTTGCTGCAGATGCTACTAATGCTTCTTTAaacatcaacaacaacaacaacaataataataataataatagaaactATCAATCTTTAAGAAGATTCTCTAttcagcagcagcagcagcaagGGTTTTTAGTACCACCACCTTCAACTGCACCAACTAATTTGCTAGCCCCACCATATAAGCAACTTCTGAAAGATTCTACAAATACAGTACTGCCAACTTCATCCTCCTCTATTTCTCCAACTTTAGCAACGCCGGCAACATTAATTATCCCCACACTAAAGCCGGTAAGCGATCTCTGTCCACACATCAACACGACTCCATTGTACAGGCGTGCTTCTTTACATTCGAAGACAGTGTCTCCCTTAAACGCACTAACAACATCGTTAACTACAACGTATTCATTATGCTCATCCGATTTTAGGTATCAAACGTCAAAGAACCCAAGGAGAGTACTAACTAAACCCAGTGATCCGATTAATGCGCAAACACCATGGGATAATTGCAATAGTGATTATATATTGTACGTTAATGATTTATTGGGTGATGGGTCAACCAATGTACCCACCTCTTCAATTGAtcaaaacatatataacaCTTCTAGGTCCATGAGTGGTAAGAAGTTAGCTTCcagaaaatatttggttTTGGACATTTTAGGACAGGGGACATTCGGGCAAGTTGTGAAGTGtcaaaatttattaaccAAGGAGATAGTTGCAATTAAAATCATCAGATCAAGGCCAGAATATTTGAACCCAAGTTTCATGGAGTGTAAGATTTTGGAAATCTTACATAACAAATGTAGTGGTAGCACcaacaattttttacaaatgAAAGATTCATTTATGGACAAGGGCCATTTATGTCTAGTGTTTGAATTATTaggtaataatttatatgaattattaaaacagaATAAGTATCATGGATTATCCTTGCAATTGATTACCATTTTcacaaaacaaattttggaatctttagttattttaaaagataataaaatcataCACTGTGATTTAAAACCAGAGAATATATTGCTAATATCTAGTGACAAAccagatttaaaaattattgattttggGAGTGCGTGTGAAGAAACACAAACAGTGTATACGTATATCCAAAGTAGATTTTATAGAGCACCAGAAGTTTTATTGGGATTACCTTATAGTACAGGAATTGACATGTGGAGCGTTGGATGTATAGTAGCCGAATTGTACTTGGGGATTCCGATCTTCCCTGGATGCAGCGAATTGAACCAAATCACCAGGATAGTAGAAGCTCGTGGATATCCCCCTAAGTGGATGTTGGATAGAGGTAAAAATACattaaagtttttcaaaattaatcCAAATTATGTACCAAATGCATtgaatagtaataataataccactactactactactactactactactaataataataataataatactaataataataataataataataataataataataataataataataataataataataatactaatactaataataataataataataataataataataataataataataaaagcaacattaataatagcGGCATGAACAAATACATATTAAAGACTGTTGAAGAGTTTAATCTTGAATATTATTCGCCGGATAATCCAAAGGAAAAACaggggaaaaaatatttcaaaagcACCATATTGTCCGATATTATAAGATTACATAGAATAGACAAAATTCCACCAAATTTGATGCCTGAAGCCATGGTTGAAAGGGAATGTTTATTACATTTCTTGCAAGGATGTTTGAATTTAAATCCTTTTGAACGATATACTCCACAACAAGCTTTAAAGCATCCTTTTATAACCAAACAACCTTTCCGTGGTAAATGGTTTCCTCCAGGTGTAGgtgattttgaaattaagaCTATTGGCAATGATCATATGGATTATACTAGGTATGATAGCACCTCAACGAAATTTAATAACTTGAATCTAGGAAGATAG
- the BIO2 gene encoding biotin synthase (similar to Saccharomyces cerevisiae YGR286C | BIO2 | BIOtin) — protein sequence MLNRARTINKTLSLLSTSKRTFTKTSLNYNTAAAAAAIVPPTVNNNDSSTTDPSLMPNGQDPVEFALNLSTPYNKWTKPQLRRIYNTPLLNLIHYAQLQHRKWHDPTKVQLCTLMNIKTGGCTEDCKYCSQSYTNNPDLTPASRLVPIDDVLKEAKEAKLNGSTRFCMGAAWRDMKGRKNGLKRISEMISKVNSMGLETCVTLGMVNEEQAKELHNCGLTAYNHNIDTSREHYKKIISTRTYDERLSTIKNVQNAGIKACTGGILGLGESEEDHIGFLYTLSTMSPHPESLPINRLIAIKGTLLEKEMSENPQNFKKLQFDDILKTIATARITMPQSIIRLAAGRYTMKEHEQFLCFLSGVNAIFTGKKMLTTMCTGWDEDKAMLSKWGLEPMQSFSYEAKNTKKVEAAGC from the coding sequence atgttaaaCAGAGCAAGAACCATCAATAAAACTTTGTCGTTATTATCCACGTCGAAAAGAACTTTTACAAAAACTTCTTTAAATTATAACACAGCAGCAGCTGCTGCTGCTATTGTACCACCTACTGTCAATAATAACGATAGCAGTACAACAGATCCCAGTTTAATGCCCAACGGCCAAGATCCAGTTGAATTTGCATTAAATTTATCCACTCCATATAATAAGTGGACTAAGCCTCAATTAAGACGTATTTACAATACTCCATTGTTAAACCTGATCCATTATGCCCAATTACAACATCGTAAATGGCATGACCCAACAAAGGTACAATTGTGTACTTTAATGAACATTAAGACTGGTGGTTGCACAGAAGACTGTAAATACTGTTCCCAGTCATATACCAATAACCCAGATTTAACCCCTGCTTCACGTTTAGTTCCAATTGATGATGTGCTAAAAGAAGCAAAAGAGGCTAAATTAAATGGTAGCACCCGGTTTTGCATGGGTGCTGCTTGGAGAGATATGAAAGGTAGAAAGAATGGTTTGAAAAGAATCAGCGAGATGATTTCTAAAGTTAACTCTATGGGTTTAGAAACTTGTGTCACCTTGGGAATGGTTAATGAAGAGCAAGCAAAAGAATTGCACAATTGTGGATTAACAGCTTATAACCATAATATTGACACAAGCAGAGAAcactataaaaaaatcataagCACAAGAACTTATGATGAAAGATTGAGCACCATTAAAAATGTTCAAAATGCGGGAATTAAAGCTTGTACAGGTGGTATTTTGGGTTTGGGTGAATCTGAAGAAGATCATATTGGGTTTTTGTATACCTTAAGTACTATGTCACCTCACCCTGAATCTTTGCCTATCAATAGATTAATTGCTATCAAAGGTACTcttttagaaaaagaaatgagtGAAAACCctcaaaattttaaaaaacttCAATTTGATGATATATTGAAAACCATTGCCACTGCTAGAATAACTATGCCTCaaagtattattagattGGCAGCTGGACGTTATACCATGAAAGAACATGAAcaatttttatgttttttaagTGGCGTTAATGCCATTTTCACCGGTAAAAAAATGTTGACTACTATGTGTACTGGTTGGGATGAAGATAAAGCTATGTTAAGCAAGTGGGGATTGGAGCCAATGCAAAGTTTTTCATACGAAGCTAAAAACACCAAGAAAGTTGAAGCAGCTGGATGTTAG
- the RPB4 gene encoding DNA-directed RNA polymerase II subunit RPB4 (similar to Saccharomyces cerevisiae YJL140W | RPB4 | RNA Polymerase B), which translates to MNISTSTFLTKRRGLKRLDEEQEENAATLQLGDEFQLQQLNHQGEEEELVALSLSEARLVIRESLQERKRLFQKWYHNDTGVKAEVSGVEEEEHNSSDLQKNEDIELFNNQQSVEEELANIDRVLEATTPFQGTNSSSNKSNDNEKSRGVAATNNQALKQTLVYLANFSRFRDPETVTAVAQLLRSITSELHPFEIAQLGSLSCEDADEAKTLIPSLNNKISDEELERILKELSNLETLY; encoded by the coding sequence ATGAATATTTCAACCTCtacatttttaacaaaaagacGCGGCTTAAAACGTTTGGACgaagaacaagaagaaaacGCTGCAACCTTACAATTAGGTGATGAATTCCAATTACAACAACTAAACCATCAGGGcgaagaagaagaactAGTTGCTCTAAGTTTAAGCGAAGCCAGATTAGTAATCAGAGAATCATTACAAGAACGTAAAAggttatttcaaaaatggTATCATAACGACACTGGTGTCAAGGCAGAAGTTTCCGGTgtggaagaagaagaacacAACTCTAGTGATCTTCAGAAAAATGAAGATATAgaattgtttaataatCAACAAAGTGTAGAAGAAGAACTAGCCAACATTGACAGGGTATTAGAGGCAACAACCCCATTTCAAGGCACTAACAGTAGCAGTAATAAATCAAAcgataatgaaaaaagcCGTGGTGTAGCAGCAACCAATAACCAGGCTTTGAAACAGACTTTGGTATATTTAGCTAATTTTAGTAGGTTTAGAGACCCAGAAACTGTTACTGCTGTAGCACAATTACTAAGAAGTATAACTTCTGAATTACATCCATTCGAAATAGCACAATTGGGTTCGCTATCTTGTGAAGATGCAGATGAAGCAAAAACTTTGATTCCAAGCTTAAATAACAAGATTAGTGATGAAGAGTTGGAAAGAATATTGAAGGAATTGAGTAATTTAGAAACATTGTATTAA
- a CDS encoding uncharacterized protein (similar to Saccharomyces cerevisiae YML111W | BUL2 | Binds Ubiquitin Ligase (paralog of YMR275C | BUL1)), which yields MSFKGLQKKLNLKLKNNEKRQQQDTRSNNAVVETERRVVDILPSYQFYNELHRHIPTRGNSGENTIDMTTNINNTINNTNNSSNNQDLFFLPSYEASIVSLPSNDSNCISNATVSSNGNITAITTTTDNNNNNNNNNSSSNGSSSSLRHSNCSVSPMENINVDKIYSMNNINSQIEITVHITSSNDENNRHPNSTPNNTDILKEYHSNELITGYVIIENKSKSPISFEMFYLTLEGYNRVFDKKLNKKSTKRFLRMVDMSASWSEVDEELTSGYKYGLNSIDKDGCILGLPKDRCLKPSNSLMGVMGKTVKYKKHFMFKVPDKLLDVNCPQDNYNHLVVPPSFGVDKIIWRSDRLLPLKVNSKTGVGHLSRFGSPVITNDLAPSNCSIHYSIDSKFIGLAASGNEFCILKESSYQLRFVPDSLVSDNSITTLCNSVPAKFGGNSYYDIFNKLKFVIVSETDDSMSNLNFSEGEHKSFEYSNALKYCIVNNSTNYSGMIHMTVTYPSSGNNNSNTVSYYEPSVLRKINHSLEQQRSMVHINQKLGIYLKNTIIDNKLCPTSPITIKSVDFKLVVINYCSLSPINFNVDPLMLISFKQEGSYLDKLKQIINEFDDKYKDILKVSKGDLETLADLNVEIHILNDIFKINQEKNRNWKEAKIVGLGNNNTFEFDVSFDYLDSNKYTLVPEFQSCLCGRLYCVRVEIDFNTDANTEFVAKQRLSVDVPLHLKTPVSLSSLA from the coding sequence atgtcaTTTAAGggtttacaaaaaaaacttaatttgaaattaaaaaataatgaaaaacgACAGCAACAAGATACTCGCAGTAATAATGCTGTTGTTGAAACTGAAAGAAGGgttgttgatattttacCATCTTATCAATTCTACAATGAATTACATAGACATATTCCAACTAGAGGTAATTCAGGTGAAAATACCATCGATATGACcaccaatattaataatacaataaaCAACACTAACAACAGTAGCAATAACCAAgacttgttttttttacctaGCTATGAGGCTTCCATAGTTTCATTACCTTCAAATGATTCCAATTGTATTTCTAATGCTACTGTGTCAAGTAATGGAAATATTACTGCcattactaccactactgataataataataataataataataataatagtagtagtaatggcagtagtagtagtcTGCGCCATTCTAATTGTTCTGTTTCTCCGatggaaaatattaatgttgataaaatttattCGATGAATAATATCAACTCACAAATTGAAATAACTGTTCATATCACATCAAgtaatgatgaaaataatagacATCCTAATAGTACCCctaataatactgataTTTTGAAGGAGTATCATTCTAATGAATTAATTACTGGTTACGTAATCATCGAAAACAAGTCTAAATCGCCCATTTCCTTtgaaatgttttatttaacaTTGGAAGGTTATAATAGGgtatttgataaaaaattaaataagaAATCAACCAAGAGATTTTTACGTATGGTTGATATGAGTGCTAGTTGGTCTGAAGTTGACGAGGAGTTGACATCAGGATATAAATACGGGTTAAATTCCATTGATAAAGATGGTTGCATCCTGGGACTGCCGAAAGATAGATGTTTGAAGCCAAGCAATTCTTTAATGGGTGTTATGGGAAAAACTGTTAAGTATAAGAAACATTTTATGTTCAAAGTGCCTGATAAATTACTAGATGTTAATTGTCCGCAGGACAACTACAATCATTTGGTGGTTCCTCCGAGTTTTGGTGTTGATAAGATCATCTGGAGAAGTGATCGTTTGTTGCCATTAAAAGTCAATAGCAAAACTGGTGTTGGTCATTTGAGCAGATTTGGTTCGCCGGTCATTACTAATGATTTAGCCCCATCAAATTGTTCCATTCATTATAGTATTGACTCTAAATTTATTGGGCTAGCTGCTTCCGGAAATGAATTTTGCATCTTAAAAGAATCATCTTATCAATTAAGGTTCGTTCCAGACAGTCTGGTTTCTGACAATAGTATTACAACTCTTTGTAATAGTGTTCCAGCAAAATTTGGAGGTAATTCTTActatgatatttttaacaaattgaaatttGTTATCGTCAGTGAAACAGATGATAGCATGTCTAATCTTAATTTCTCTGAAGGTGAACataaaagttttgaatATAGTAATGCGTTAAAATATTGTATTGTGAATAATAGTACCAATTATTCTGGTATGATTCACATGACTGTTACTTATCCTAGTAgtggtaataacaatagtaatactGTCTCTTATTACGAACCTTCTGTATtgagaaaaattaatcatAGTTTGGAACAACAACGTTCGATGGTTCATATAAATCAAAAGTTAggaatatatttaaaaaatactattattgaCAATAAATTGTGTCCAACTTCTCCCATTACGATAAAGTCTGTGGATTTCAAACTAGTGGTTATTAACTATTGTTCTCTATCACCAATTAACTTCAATGTGGATCCATTGATGCTGATCAGTTTCAAACAAGAGGGAAGTTATTTAGATAAACTCAAACAGATAATAAATGAGTTTGATGATAAATACAAGGATATTTTGAAAGTATCTAAAGGTGATTTGGAAACTTTAGCCGATTTGAATGTAGAAATACATATACTAAAtgacatttttaaaatcaatcaGGAAAAAAACAGGAATTGGAAAGAAGCTAAGATTGTTGGTCTCggaaacaataatactttTGAATTTGATGTGAGCTTTGATTATTTGGATTCGAATAAATACACTTTGGTACCAGAGTTTCAAAGTTGTTTATGTGGTAGACTTTATTGTGTTCGTGTtgaaattgattttaatactGATGCAAACACTGAATTTGTTGCAAAGCAACGACTCTCTGTTGATGTACCACTTCATCTGAAGACCCCTGTTTCTTTATCATCATTGGCTTAA
- the YUR1 gene encoding mannosyltransferase YUR1 (similar to Saccharomyces cerevisiae YKR061W | KTR2 | Kre Two Related (paralog of YJL139C | YUR1)), whose translation MFKTLPLFITATVLFIYLFQISYKIINSNIRINQLEIIYKQKSFAVLHKYDSLRNFGKINPNKIKISTNTYIKHDFYYIDDPITQSTFKEIFSNATATTFANEYNNFNTDLEDYLKMIQDYYYSPLLAGLTDEGNDTIEGIDISFFTYTIYKPPYKTSSRNAPNCTILMLVRNWEVDGALKTIRALEDRFNKNHRYDWVFLNDEPFTLSFIRSTSSFVSSGKIKYGIIPKTHWNPPVANTSDKNGLNMTAVNLNMESMEKRGVLYGGVLSYRNMCRFQSMKFYKHPAMLEYEYYMRAEPNVEYFCDFHMDPFEYLYKKNAKYGFVISMYEYEDTIPTLWETVENFIEGEINDGCKLGNCWDFITDSGIAGKYRPVVASNSDYNLCHFWSNFEVGSLSFYRSEKYNNFVAYLDNTGGFYYERWGDAPIHTIGALMLLNEEEIVHFDTIGYYHAPFGTCPNSENIRLQQKCICDPTHLKNIDIQPNSCLMRWWKHGGGKKFTYF comes from the coding sequence ATGTTCAAGACACTCCCATTATTTATAACAGCCACTGTCctatttatctatttatttcaaatatcgtataaaataataaatagcAATATAAGAATTAATCAACTTGAAATTAtatacaaacaaaaatcatTCGCGGTGTTACACAAATATGATTCATTAAGAAACTTTGGGAAAATTAatccaaataaaattaaaataagtACAAATACATATATCAAACATGATTTTTACTACATCGATGATCCAATCACACAAAGTacttttaaagaaatattttctaatgCTACTGCCACCACTTTTGCCAATGAATATAACAATTTCAATACAGATTTGGAAGATTACTTAAAAATGATCCAagactattattattcaccTTTATTAGCTGGGTTAACTGATGAAGGAAATGATACAATTGAAGGAATagatatttcttttttcacaTATACAATATATAAGCCGCCATATAAGACCAGTTCAAGAAATGCGCCGAATTGTACTATACTTATGTTGGTAAGAAATTGGGAAGTTGATGGTGCACTCAAAACAATAAGAGCATTAGAGGATaggtttaataaaaatcacAGGTATGATTGGGTTTTCCTTAATGACGAACCATTCACTTTAAGTTTCATAAGGTCAACCTCATCATTTGTCTCATCTGGCAAAATCAAATATGGGATCATTCCCAAGACACATTGGAATCCACCAGTAGCTAACACTTCTGATAAAAATGGTTTAAACATGACAGCGGTTAACCTTAACATGGAAAGCATGGAGAAGAGAGGTGTTTTGTATGGAGGTGTTTTATCTTATAGAAATATGTGCAGATTCCAAAGCatgaaattttataaacacCCAGCAATGCTGGAGTATGAGTATTATATGAGAGCTGAGCCAAATgttgaatatttttgtgACTTTCACATGGATCCATTTGAGTATTTATACAAGAAAAATGCCAAATATGGATTCGTTATTTCGATGTATGAATACGAGGATACGATTCCAACGCTATGGGAGACTGTGGAGAATTTTATAGAGGGGGAAATAAATGACGGTTGCAAATTGGGAAATTGTTGGGATTTTATAACAGATAGTGGCATTGCAGGGAAATATAGGCCGGTAGTAGCCTCAAACAGTGATTATAATTTATGTCATTTTTGGTCCAATTTTGAAGTCGGGTCCTTATCTTTTTATAGAtctgaaaaatataataacttTGTTGCCTATTTGGATAATACTGGTGGGTTTTATTATGAGCGATGGGGAGATGCTCCTATTCATACAATTGGAGCACTTATGCTATTAAATGAGGAGGAAATTGTTCATTTTGACACAATTGGTTATTATCATGCGCCGTTTGGCACTTGTCCCAATAGTGAAAATATAAGATTGCAACAAAAATGTATTTGCGACCCAAcccatttaaaaaatatagatatCCAGCCAAATAGTTGTTTAATGAGATGGTGGAAGCATGGTGGGGGCAAGAAATTcacatatttttga